In one Salipiger abyssi genomic region, the following are encoded:
- a CDS encoding dipeptidase, whose product MTSPLIDPPIFDGHNDLILRLLRDTATAEGVASGLPDGHIDLPRAKAGGFAGGFFAIFVPSPSNKAERQDEMNKPEYDMPLPPMISFEEGHDVTMRGVAALEALENAGAVTICRSVAELETAIHGPDMAAIMHIEGAEGIDPEFETLHALHARGLRSLGPVWSRPTIFGHGVPFRFPASPDTGPGLTEHGKRLIAECNALGIMVDLSHLNEQGFDDVASLSDAPLVATHSNAWEVTPHSRNLTDRQLQVIAESDGMVGINFASAFLRPDGQMDSDFSLDLLLRHLDHLIKFLGEDRVGFGSDFDGALVPKDIGDCAGLPNLRAAMAGHGIGPELMEKLAYRNWLRVLRRTWGD is encoded by the coding sequence ATGACGTCCCCCCTCATCGACCCGCCGATTTTCGACGGCCATAACGACCTGATCCTGCGCCTGCTGCGCGACACCGCCACCGCAGAGGGTGTCGCCTCCGGGCTGCCCGACGGCCATATCGACCTGCCCCGCGCCAAGGCTGGCGGCTTTGCCGGCGGGTTCTTTGCGATCTTCGTGCCCTCGCCCAGCAACAAGGCCGAGCGCCAGGACGAGATGAACAAGCCCGAATACGATATGCCGCTGCCGCCGATGATCTCCTTCGAAGAAGGCCATGACGTCACCATGCGCGGCGTCGCGGCGCTGGAGGCGCTGGAAAACGCCGGCGCGGTCACCATCTGCCGCAGCGTGGCCGAGCTGGAAACCGCGATCCACGGGCCGGACATGGCGGCGATCATGCATATCGAGGGCGCAGAAGGCATCGACCCGGAATTCGAGACCCTGCACGCGCTGCATGCGCGCGGGCTGCGCTCGCTCGGGCCGGTCTGGTCACGCCCGACGATCTTCGGCCATGGCGTGCCGTTCCGATTCCCCGCCTCGCCCGATACCGGGCCGGGGCTGACCGAGCATGGCAAACGGCTGATCGCCGAGTGCAATGCGCTCGGAATCATGGTCGATCTGAGCCACCTAAATGAGCAGGGGTTCGATGACGTCGCGTCGCTTTCCGACGCGCCTCTGGTCGCCACCCATTCCAATGCCTGGGAGGTCACCCCGCACTCGCGCAACCTGACAGACAGGCAATTGCAGGTGATTGCCGAAAGCGACGGCATGGTCGGAATCAACTTCGCTTCCGCCTTCCTGCGCCCTGACGGGCAGATGGACAGCGATTTTTCGCTTGACCTGCTGCTCCGCCATCTTGACCATTTGATCAAATTTCTGGGCGAGGACCGCGTGGGCTTCGGATCGGATTTCGACGGCGCGCTGGTGCCGAAGGATATCGGCGACTGCGCGGGCCTGCCCAACCTGCGGGCGGCGATGGCCGGTCACGGCATCGGGCCCGAGCTGATGGAGAAACTGGCCTACCGGAACTGGCTGCGCGTGCTGCGCCGGACCTGGGGCGACTGA
- a CDS encoding ABC transporter substrate-binding protein: protein MKQSRSLRAAALVAALMGSAALPAMAETPPNMLVIANRIDDIKTFDPAESFEFAGADVSRNVYEKLVNFDPLDLDAGFGPELAESWEISEDGTEITFTMAEGHVFASGNPVTAKDAEFSLRRAVILNKTPSFILTQFGFTPENVEDTIVATDDSTLVIKLDQKYAVSFVLNCLTATIGGIVDMETVMANEVDGDMGAEWLRTNTAGSGPYKVVDWKPNESVLMDLNPNYGGEKPAMERVIVQHIQESATQRLQLERGDIDIARNLSPEDIASVKETDGLKVIDELKGRLMYFSANQKNEMLSDPKVLEALKWATDYEGMAGSFLNGQYTVHQAFLPLTFLGALQDKPYSFDMDKAKAALAESGFPDCGPIKISVREAQERIDIAQSLQNTWGQLGCEAELIVGTGAQTLDRYRAREHDIYLGAWGPDYPDPNTNAGTFAYNPDNSDEAGATGLLAWRNAWGIPEMSEETLAAVTENDTDTRREMYLALQKEHQQVSPFGIMFQQIEQHAMQENVQDFISGGATTAASYWVVTK, encoded by the coding sequence ATGAAACAGTCACGCAGCTTGCGCGCCGCCGCGCTGGTCGCCGCCCTGATGGGCTCGGCCGCCCTGCCCGCCATGGCGGAAACCCCGCCCAACATGCTGGTGATCGCCAACCGCATCGACGACATCAAGACCTTCGACCCCGCCGAAAGCTTTGAATTCGCCGGTGCCGACGTGTCGCGCAACGTCTATGAAAAGCTGGTGAATTTCGACCCGCTCGATCTCGACGCGGGCTTCGGGCCTGAACTGGCCGAAAGCTGGGAGATCTCCGAGGACGGCACCGAGATCACCTTCACCATGGCCGAGGGTCATGTCTTTGCCTCCGGCAACCCGGTGACCGCCAAGGACGCGGAATTCTCGCTGCGCCGGGCGGTGATCCTGAACAAGACGCCCAGCTTCATCCTCACCCAGTTCGGCTTTACCCCCGAGAATGTCGAGGATACCATCGTCGCCACCGACGACAGCACGCTGGTGATCAAGCTCGACCAGAAATACGCGGTCTCCTTCGTGCTGAACTGCCTGACCGCCACCATCGGCGGTATCGTCGACATGGAAACCGTCATGGCCAATGAGGTCGACGGCGACATGGGCGCGGAATGGCTGCGCACCAACACCGCCGGCTCCGGCCCCTACAAGGTGGTGGACTGGAAGCCCAACGAATCCGTGCTGATGGATCTCAACCCCAATTACGGCGGCGAGAAACCGGCGATGGAGCGGGTGATCGTCCAGCATATCCAGGAATCCGCCACCCAGCGCCTGCAACTGGAGCGCGGCGATATCGACATCGCCCGCAACCTCAGCCCCGAGGACATCGCCTCTGTCAAGGAGACCGACGGGCTCAAGGTCATCGACGAGCTCAAGGGCCGTCTGATGTATTTCTCGGCCAACCAGAAGAACGAGATGCTGAGCGATCCCAAGGTGCTCGAAGCGCTGAAATGGGCCACCGATTACGAGGGCATGGCCGGCAGCTTCCTCAACGGGCAATACACCGTGCATCAGGCCTTCCTGCCGCTGACCTTCCTCGGCGCGCTCCAGGACAAGCCCTACAGCTTCGACATGGACAAGGCCAAGGCGGCGCTGGCGGAATCGGGCTTCCCCGATTGCGGTCCGATCAAGATCTCGGTCCGCGAGGCGCAGGAGCGCATCGACATCGCGCAATCGCTGCAAAACACCTGGGGCCAGCTCGGCTGCGAGGCAGAGCTGATCGTCGGCACCGGTGCACAGACACTCGACCGTTACCGCGCGCGCGAGCATGACATCTATCTCGGCGCCTGGGGCCCGGACTATCCCGACCCCAACACCAACGCGGGCACTTTTGCCTACAACCCGGACAATTCCGACGAGGCCGGCGCCACCGGCCTGCTCGCGTGGCGCAACGCATGGGGCATTCCGGAGATGAGCGAGGAAACCCTCGCCGCGGTCACCGAGAACGACACCGACACCCGCCGCGAGATGTATCTGGCGCTTCAGAAGGAGCATCAGCAGGTCTCGCCCTTCGGCATCATGTTCCAGCAGATCGAGCAGCACGCGATGCAGGAGAATGTGCAGGACTTCATCTCCGGCGGCGCCACCACGGCGGCCTCCTACTGGGTCGTGACCAAGTAA
- a CDS encoding ABC transporter permease, producing MPVPRWLKKTAGTALTVAVTLLGLLFVTFMIGRVMPIDPVLAVIGERATQAQYDEVFRELGLDRPLLVQFAIYVNDVLHGDFGTSIRTGQQVSDDIARVFPATLELATLGTLIGVFIGVPLGVLAAVFRGRWIDQLARLVGLVGYSMPIFWLGLVGLLIFYGILGWVAGPGRLGVFYQGLVPTRTGLLLVDSLIAGDWTVFKDAFSHIILPASLLGYFSLAYISRMTRSFMLEQLNSEYITTARVKGLSEWAVIWRHAFRNIRIQLITVIALAYANLLEGSVLTEIIFAWPGIGQYITTSLLANDMNSVLGGTVVIGTIFVALNIFSDLLYRFFDPRAK from the coding sequence CTGCCCGTTCCCCGCTGGCTGAAAAAGACCGCCGGCACGGCGCTGACCGTCGCGGTCACGCTGCTGGGGCTGTTGTTCGTCACCTTCATGATCGGCCGGGTCATGCCCATCGACCCGGTGCTCGCGGTGATCGGCGAGCGCGCGACGCAGGCGCAATATGACGAGGTGTTCCGCGAGCTCGGCCTCGACCGACCGCTGCTTGTGCAATTCGCGATCTATGTGAACGATGTGCTGCATGGCGATTTCGGCACCTCGATCCGCACCGGCCAGCAGGTCTCCGACGACATCGCCCGCGTCTTCCCCGCGACACTGGAACTGGCGACGCTGGGCACGCTGATCGGCGTCTTCATCGGTGTGCCGCTGGGGGTGCTGGCGGCGGTTTTCCGTGGCCGCTGGATCGACCAGCTGGCGCGGCTCGTGGGGCTTGTGGGCTATTCCATGCCGATCTTCTGGCTGGGGCTCGTGGGGCTCTTGATCTTCTACGGCATTCTCGGCTGGGTCGCGGGGCCGGGACGGCTCGGCGTGTTCTACCAGGGGCTGGTGCCGACGCGCACCGGGCTCCTGCTGGTCGACAGTCTGATCGCCGGCGACTGGACCGTCTTCAAGGACGCCTTCAGCCACATCATCCTGCCGGCCTCGCTGCTGGGCTATTTCAGCCTCGCCTATATCAGCCGGATGACCCGCAGCTTCATGCTGGAGCAGCTCAATTCCGAATACATTACCACCGCGCGGGTCAAGGGCCTGTCGGAATGGGCGGTGATCTGGCGCCATGCCTTCCGCAATATCCGCATCCAGCTCATCACCGTGATCGCGCTGGCCTATGCCAACCTGCTCGAAGGCTCGGTGCTGACCGAGATCATCTTTGCCTGGCCCGGCATCGGCCAGTACATCACCACCTCGCTGCTGGCCAATGACATGAATTCGGTGCTGGGCGGCACGGTGGTGATCGGCACGATCTTTGTAGCGCTGAACATCTTCTCCGACCTGCTCTACCGTTTCTTCGATCCGAGGGCCAAATGA
- a CDS encoding ABC transporter permease: MSDTSLRAWLLADAPASRAQARAAAWYAGWLKLRGNTLAMAGLVVLVLLILAALLAPLLATQDPFVQDLGARLKPPGWEGHIFGTDSLGRDIWSRIVYGARISLYIVALVALVAPLLGLIIGTVAGYMGGIIDVALMRFTDIFLAFPRLILALAFVAALGAGIENAVLAISLTAWPPYARIARAETLTIRNSDFIHAIKLQGAGPLRIITRHVWPLCISSLVIRVTLDMAGIILTAAGLGFLGLGAQPPSPEWGAMVSEGRKYILDYWWVATIPGLAIFTISLAFNLLGDGLRDVLDPKEAGK, encoded by the coding sequence ATGAGCGATACGTCTCTCCGCGCCTGGCTTCTGGCCGACGCCCCCGCCTCGCGCGCCCAGGCGCGCGCCGCCGCCTGGTATGCGGGCTGGCTGAAACTGCGCGGCAACACACTGGCCATGGCCGGGCTGGTGGTGCTGGTTCTGCTGATCCTCGCGGCCCTCCTGGCACCGCTGCTGGCCACGCAGGACCCGTTCGTGCAGGATCTCGGCGCGCGGCTGAAACCGCCGGGGTGGGAGGGCCATATCTTCGGCACCGACAGTCTCGGGCGGGATATCTGGTCGCGCATCGTCTATGGCGCCCGCATCTCGCTCTATATCGTCGCGCTGGTGGCGCTGGTGGCGCCGCTGCTGGGGCTGATCATCGGCACCGTGGCGGGCTATATGGGCGGCATCATCGACGTGGCGCTGATGCGCTTCACCGATATCTTCCTCGCCTTCCCTCGGCTGATCCTGGCGCTGGCCTTTGTCGCCGCCCTGGGCGCGGGGATCGAGAACGCGGTGCTGGCGATCTCGCTCACCGCCTGGCCGCCCTATGCGCGGATCGCCCGGGCCGAGACGCTGACCATCCGCAATTCCGATTTCATCCATGCCATCAAGCTTCAGGGCGCCGGCCCCTTGCGCATCATCACGCGCCATGTCTGGCCGCTCTGCATCTCTTCGCTCGTGATCCGCGTCACCCTCGACATGGCGGGCATCATCCTGACCGCCGCCGGGCTCGGCTTCCTCGGCCTCGGCGCGCAACCGCCCTCGCCGGAATGGGGCGCCATGGTCTCGGAGGGGCGCAAATACATCCTCGATTACTGGTGGGTCGCCACCATCCCGGGGCTTGCCATCTTCACCATCTCGCTCGCCTTCAACCTGCTGGGCGACGGGCTGCGCGACGTGCTCGATCCCAAGGAGGCCGGGAAATGA
- a CDS encoding ABC transporter ATP-binding protein: MTNLLDVENLRVTFPTRSGSFEAVRGISFSLGRERLGIVGESGSGKSMTGRAILKLIRKPGIVTADRMQMGGTDLLTASEREMRRIRGRHASMIMQDPKFSLNPVMTVGSQITEALLTHEKLSRAEARKRAVAMLDAVAIRDPERVMSLYPHEVSGGMGQRIMIAMMLIPNPEILIADEPTSALDVSVQLQVLEIMDKLVTDRGMGLIFISHDLNLVSNFCDRILIMYAGRIVEVCQAGKLHEAKHPYTIGLLNSVPDLEHPRPRLDALQRDPAWREAPSVSALT, from the coding sequence ATGACCAATCTTCTCGACGTCGAAAACCTCCGCGTCACCTTTCCGACCCGCTCCGGCAGTTTCGAGGCGGTGCGCGGCATCTCCTTCTCGCTCGGGCGCGAACGCCTCGGCATCGTGGGCGAGAGCGGCTCCGGCAAATCCATGACCGGGCGCGCCATCCTGAAGCTCATCCGCAAGCCCGGCATCGTCACCGCCGACCGCATGCAGATGGGCGGCACCGATCTGCTCACCGCCTCGGAACGCGAGATGCGCAGGATCCGCGGGCGCCATGCCTCGATGATCATGCAGGATCCGAAATTCTCGCTGAACCCGGTGATGACCGTGGGCAGCCAGATCACCGAGGCGCTGCTCACCCACGAGAAACTCTCCCGTGCCGAGGCGCGCAAGCGCGCCGTCGCCATGCTCGACGCGGTGGCGATCCGCGATCCGGAGCGGGTGATGTCGCTCTACCCGCATGAGGTCTCGGGCGGCATGGGTCAGCGCATTATGATCGCCATGATGCTGATCCCCAACCCCGAGATCCTGATCGCCGACGAGCCGACCTCCGCGCTCGACGTGTCGGTGCAGCTCCAGGTGCTGGAGATCATGGACAAGCTCGTCACCGACCGTGGCATGGGGCTGATCTTCATCAGCCACGACCTCAACCTCGTGTCGAATTTCTGCGACCGCATCCTGATTATGTATGCCGGGCGCATCGTCGAGGTCTGTCAGGCCGGCAAGCTGCACGAGGCGAAACACCCCTATACGATAGGCCTGCTGAATTCCGTGCCCGATCTCGAACACCCCCGCCCGCGCCTCGACGCGCTGCAACGCGATCCCGCCTGGCGTGAGGCCCCTTCCGTGAGCGCGCTGACATGA
- a CDS encoding ABC transporter ATP-binding protein, with amino-acid sequence MSAIEIRDLSVYFGEGAEQIRAVKSANFIVAEGESFGLVGESGSGKSTVLRAIAGLVDSWTGEMSVLDTPLGRKRAPAFFKQVQMVFQDPYASLHPRHTVDRVLGEVLKLHGFSDIDTRIDRLLDDVGLGKGFRFRYPHQLSGGQRQRVAIARALAPEPRIVLLDEPTSALDVSVQAEILNLLSDLRAERGLTYLMVSHDLGVIGHMCDRIAVMQHGEIVELLDVEKMRALQAEHAYTRHLLDSSIRSVRETS; translated from the coding sequence ATGAGTGCCATCGAGATCCGCGACCTCTCGGTCTATTTCGGCGAAGGCGCCGAGCAGATCCGTGCCGTGAAATCCGCGAACTTCATCGTGGCCGAGGGAGAAAGCTTCGGCCTCGTCGGCGAATCCGGCTCGGGCAAATCCACCGTGCTGCGCGCCATCGCCGGGCTGGTCGACAGCTGGACCGGCGAGATGTCGGTGCTGGATACGCCGCTCGGCCGCAAGCGCGCGCCGGCCTTCTTCAAGCAGGTGCAGATGGTGTTTCAGGACCCTTACGCCTCGCTGCACCCGCGCCATACGGTCGACCGGGTGCTGGGCGAGGTGCTGAAACTGCACGGGTTTTCCGATATCGACACGCGCATCGACAGGCTGCTCGACGATGTCGGGCTCGGCAAGGGCTTCCGCTTCCGCTACCCGCACCAGCTGTCAGGCGGCCAGCGCCAGCGCGTCGCCATCGCCCGCGCACTCGCGCCCGAGCCACGCATCGTGCTGCTCGACGAACCGACCTCGGCGCTGGATGTGTCGGTGCAAGCGGAGATTCTCAACCTGCTCTCGGATCTGCGCGCCGAACGCGGGCTCACCTACCTGATGGTGAGCCACGATCTCGGCGTGATCGGCCATATGTGCGACCGCATCGCGGTGATGCAGCATGGCGAGATCGTCGAGCTGCTGGATGTGGAGAAGATGCGCGCGCTTCAGGCCGAGCATGCCTATACGCGCCACCTGCTCGACAGCTCGATCCGCAGCGTGCGCGAGACCTCCTGA
- a CDS encoding LLM class flavin-dependent oxidoreductase, translating into MEIGLYTFGDLGTNPATGERIDARRRLSDLLEEIRLADEVGLDLFGLGEHHRPNYVVSSPATVLAAAASVTGRIRLSSAVTVLSSDDPVRVFEQFATLDNLSDGRAELMVGRGSFIESFPLFGYDLGDYDALFEEKLAMLLAINERERLSWPGTTHTQAVEGLGIYPRPVNGALPVWIAAGGTPQSMVRAGALGLPLALAIIGGEPRRFAPLADLYRRAAAESGHAEKARVSLNVHGFVGEDGKRAADLFFPAQKAVMDQLGRERGWGPQSRAQFDAAMSPEGAQFVGSPAQIVDKILGLREDLGFDRVSMQMAIGVIEHSEMLKAIEVLGTKVAPELRKAG; encoded by the coding sequence ATGGAAATCGGACTGTACACATTCGGCGATCTCGGGACCAACCCGGCCACCGGCGAGCGGATCGACGCGCGCCGGCGCCTGTCGGACCTGCTCGAGGAAATCCGGCTGGCCGACGAGGTCGGGTTGGATCTCTTCGGCCTCGGCGAGCATCACCGGCCCAATTACGTGGTCTCCTCGCCCGCCACGGTGCTGGCGGCGGCGGCCTCGGTCACCGGGCGCATAAGGCTGAGCTCGGCGGTCACGGTGCTGAGCTCGGACGATCCGGTGCGGGTCTTCGAGCAGTTCGCGACGCTCGACAACCTCTCGGACGGGCGCGCCGAGCTGATGGTCGGACGCGGCAGCTTCATCGAGAGCTTCCCGCTCTTCGGCTACGATCTGGGCGATTACGACGCGCTTTTCGAGGAAAAGCTGGCGATGCTGCTGGCGATCAACGAGCGCGAACGGCTGAGCTGGCCGGGCACGACGCATACGCAGGCGGTCGAGGGGCTGGGCATCTATCCGCGCCCCGTGAACGGCGCGCTGCCGGTCTGGATCGCGGCGGGCGGCACGCCGCAGAGCATGGTGCGCGCCGGTGCGCTGGGCCTGCCTTTGGCGCTGGCGATCATCGGCGGCGAGCCGCGCCGCTTTGCGCCTCTGGCCGATCTCTATCGCCGCGCGGCGGCAGAGTCGGGCCATGCCGAGAAGGCACGGGTCTCGCTCAACGTGCACGGTTTCGTGGGCGAAGACGGCAAGCGTGCGGCGGATCTGTTCTTCCCGGCGCAGAAGGCGGTGATGGACCAGCTCGGGCGCGAGCGCGGCTGGGGCCCGCAGAGCCGCGCGCAGTTCGACGCCGCCATGAGCCCCGAGGGCGCACAGTTCGTCGGTTCGCCCGCGCAGATCGTCGACAAGATCCTCGGGCTGCGCGAGGATCTGGGCTTCGACCGGGTGTCGATGCAGATGGCGATCGGGGTGATCGAGCATTCGGAAATGCTCAAGGCCATTGAGGTTCTGGGCACGAAGGTGGCGCCGGAATTGCGAAAGGCCGGCTGA
- a CDS encoding GNAT family N-acetyltransferase, translated as MTRTAAPKMRVARQEEVALMLDWAAAEGWNPGRDDAAAFHAADPQGFFLAECDGAPVAAISVVNHSDSFAFLGLYLCRPEWRGRGVGFSLWRHALTHAGGRTVGLDGVAEQQENYARSGFVLTGSTTRLEGMAAAPAPMRAATMDDLPALSALDKAANGIARPRFLSAWLAPCPTRRSVVLDGAQGPAGFATARLCREGCKVGPVVAPDLDAALALADAAAAAVGAERYIVDVPGPQPAFRAALEARGFAATFATARMYRGTPPESAPTLFAPATLELG; from the coding sequence ATGACCAGAACAGCCGCGCCGAAGATGCGGGTGGCGCGACAGGAAGAGGTCGCGCTGATGCTCGACTGGGCGGCGGCGGAAGGCTGGAACCCCGGGCGCGACGATGCGGCCGCGTTTCATGCCGCCGATCCGCAGGGGTTTTTCCTGGCCGAGTGCGACGGCGCGCCGGTGGCGGCGATTTCGGTTGTGAACCATTCCGACAGTTTCGCCTTTCTCGGGCTCTATCTCTGCCGGCCCGAGTGGCGCGGGCGCGGCGTGGGGTTCTCGCTCTGGCGGCACGCGCTGACGCATGCGGGCGGGCGCACGGTCGGGCTCGACGGGGTGGCCGAGCAGCAGGAGAATTACGCCCGCTCGGGCTTTGTGCTTACCGGCAGTACCACGCGGCTGGAGGGTATGGCCGCGGCGCCCGCACCGATGCGCGCCGCCACAATGGACGACCTGCCGGCGCTTTCGGCGCTGGACAAAGCCGCCAATGGCATCGCACGCCCGCGCTTTCTGAGCGCCTGGCTCGCCCCCTGCCCGACACGGCGCAGCGTGGTACTGGACGGCGCACAGGGGCCGGCGGGGTTCGCCACCGCAAGGCTCTGCCGCGAAGGCTGCAAGGTCGGGCCGGTGGTGGCACCCGATCTCGACGCGGCGCTGGCGCTCGCCGATGCCGCAGCAGCGGCGGTGGGCGCTGAGCGCTATATCGTCGATGTGCCCGGCCCGCAGCCCGCATTCCGCGCGGCGCTGGAGGCACGCGGCTTTGCCGCCACCTTCGCCACCGCCCGCATGTATCGCGGCACCCCGCCCGAGAGCGCGCCGACGCTCTTTGCCCCCGCCACCCTGGAGCTCGGCTGA
- a CDS encoding ANTAR domain-containing response regulator codes for MSAALSIIVVEPDRDRAMLIVDSLREAGEYEIHVISEPTGLARRIQALMPDVVLIDIESPSRDMLEELALASGPLERPVAMFVDRDDAGLTDAAIEAGVSAYVVDGMQPQRVKPIMDAAIARFRMFQRMRTELAETKRALEERKMIDRAKGMLMKARGVDEDEAYALLRKTAMDQGRRVAEVAAALVTAAGLLG; via the coding sequence ATGAGTGCCGCGCTTTCGATCATCGTCGTCGAACCGGACCGTGACCGCGCCATGCTGATCGTCGACAGCCTGCGCGAGGCGGGCGAGTACGAGATTCACGTCATTTCCGAACCCACCGGGCTGGCCCGCAGGATCCAGGCGCTGATGCCGGATGTGGTGCTGATCGACATCGAGAGCCCCTCGCGCGACATGCTGGAGGAACTGGCGCTGGCCTCGGGCCCGCTGGAGCGCCCGGTGGCGATGTTCGTCGACCGTGACGATGCCGGGCTGACCGATGCCGCCATCGAGGCCGGGGTCTCGGCCTATGTGGTCGACGGGATGCAGCCGCAGCGGGTGAAGCCGATCATGGATGCGGCCATCGCGCGGTTCCGCATGTTCCAGCGCATGCGCACCGAGCTTGCCGAGACCAAGCGCGCGCTGGAAGAACGCAAGATGATCGACCGCGCCAAGGGCATGCTGATGAAGGCGCGCGGCGTCGATGAGGACGAGGCCTATGCACTCCTGCGCAAGACCGCGATGGATCAGGGACGGCGCGTCGCCGAGGTGGCGGCGGCACTGGTGACGGCGGCGGGGCTGCTGGGATGA
- a CDS encoding ABC transporter substrate-binding protein, with amino-acid sequence MIAATLSVGFLPLVDAAPLIVAHEMGFAAEESIAIALRRAPSWSSVRDMLSFGRVEAAHMLSPVPVAAALGLGGTGTPLSAVSVLSANGDVIGVSNELAARMRDGGHDFAFNDARAAGAALIAHAARPLRLGVPFPFSMHAELLYYWLSALGLPAPQSVDIRTVPPSLMADALEAGEIDAFCVGEPWGSMAVENGVGTLLLPGNAIWRFSPEKVLAVRSDWADAEPELMGRLIRAVWRAGRWLAEPGSPMLAAELLSRSQYLDLPAEILDRALTGRLVISPQGEERTVPGFVEFHHNAATFPWRSQAEWIGLQLAARTGLDRATAARSAASVFRSDIYRAALAPTRAELPGASAKREGALDAPTAVPGASGHLTLGPDSFFDGRIFEPNQK; translated from the coding sequence ATGATTGCCGCGACGCTCTCTGTCGGCTTTTTGCCGCTGGTGGATGCGGCGCCGCTGATCGTGGCGCATGAGATGGGCTTTGCCGCCGAAGAGAGCATCGCCATCGCGCTGCGCCGGGCGCCCTCCTGGTCCTCGGTGCGCGACATGCTGAGCTTTGGCCGGGTCGAGGCGGCGCATATGCTCTCGCCGGTGCCGGTGGCCGCCGCGCTGGGGCTGGGCGGCACCGGGACGCCGCTGTCGGCGGTCTCGGTGCTCTCGGCCAATGGCGATGTCATCGGGGTCAGCAACGAGCTCGCCGCGCGGATGCGCGACGGCGGGCACGATTTCGCCTTCAACGACGCGCGTGCGGCGGGCGCCGCGCTCATTGCGCACGCCGCACGCCCGCTGCGCCTGGGCGTGCCCTTTCCCTTCTCGATGCATGCGGAGCTGCTTTATTACTGGCTCTCCGCCCTCGGCCTGCCGGCGCCGCAAAGCGTCGATATCCGCACCGTGCCGCCCTCGCTCATGGCCGATGCGCTGGAGGCGGGCGAGATCGACGCGTTTTGCGTCGGCGAGCCCTGGGGCTCGATGGCGGTGGAGAACGGCGTCGGCACGCTGCTGCTGCCGGGCAATGCGATCTGGCGCTTTTCGCCGGAAAAAGTGCTGGCGGTGCGCAGCGACTGGGCCGATGCCGAGCCCGAGCTGATGGGCCGGCTGATCCGCGCGGTCTGGCGCGCCGGGCGCTGGCTGGCCGAGCCGGGCTCGCCCATGCTGGCCGCCGAGCTGCTGAGCCGGTCGCAATATCTCGACCTGCCCGCCGAAATCCTCGACCGGGCGCTGACCGGGCGGCTGGTGATCTCGCCCCAGGGCGAGGAGCGCACGGTGCCCGGCTTTGTCGAGTTCCACCACAACGCCGCCACCTTCCCCTGGCGCAGCCAGGCGGAATGGATCGGCCTACAGCTCGCCGCGCGCACCGGGCTCGACCGTGCCACCGCCGCGCGCAGCGCCGCGTCGGTGTTCCGCAGCGATATCTACCGCGCCGCGCTGGCCCCCACCCGCGCCGAACTGCCCGGCGCCTCGGCAAAACGCGAGGGCGCGCTCGACGCCCCAACCGCCGTGCCCGGCGCCTCCGGGCATCTGACGCTCGGGCCGGATTCGTTTTTCGATGGTCGGATTTTTGAGCCGAACCAGAAGTGA